The following DNA comes from Mycobacterium sp. MS1601.
ACCGAAGGTCAGGGTCCCGGCGCTGAGCGTCTGCAGGGAATCCTTGGCGCAGCTGTCGCCTCCGGTACTGGTGGTGGGTGCTGCTGCTTCCTCGGCCGGCGCGCAGCCGGCCAGGATCGTCACGACCACCGGCAGCCAGGTTTTTCGCATCGCCGCATCATCGCTCACCGTGCTTCGGTGCGCCACCAATCCGCGCACCGGTGATCGATATTCAGGGGCCGAGGCGGGAGAAAAAAATGGGCGGCCCCGAGCCGTGGATCCTGGTTGGACAAACCAAGGGCTCGGGGCCGGGTGGCTGCTCGGAATTCGCCAGCGCTCGCAGGTGAATCCTCAGCCTGGTGCTGCTAGCTAGCAGCCACCTCACATGTCCATAAGTCACTCAAAATCTCGGACCACCTCCCTTCTTGTGTACCGACGAACGTACTCGCGTATTCAAGGACCGACAACCGATTTAGCGGTCAGCGATCGCAGACGATCGCCGAGTCCACCAAGCCGGCCACGTCGGCCTCGGGCGACGGCGGCGCCAACTGCCGGCCGTCGAGGGTGTGCACCCTGGCCGCTAGCGTGATCGCCGAGATGAGCCAAACACCTTGGGCAGCAAAGAGATCCGCTGGTCGCAGCGCTCGGTAGTCGCAGTCGTAGCCCTTGGCCCGGGCCACCTCGAACAGCGCCTGCTGTGTGGTGCCACGCAGGATCGGATACCACGGCGGCGGCGTCAGCAGACAGGTCCGCCCGTCGGCGCCGTCGACACTGTCGGTGGCGATCACCACTGTCGAGCGTGGGCCTTCGAGGATGAAGCCGTCAGAGCTGACGAACACCACGTCGTCGGCGCCGGAGTCGGCGGCGTGGCGCAGGGCCGCCATGTTCAGCGCGTACGACAGCGTCTTCGCTCCGGCCAACAGCCATGGCATCGAGTCCGCCGCCGACGGCAGCCCCCGGTCCAGACACAACGCCGACACCCCGTCACGACGGGCTGTGGCGATACGAGCCGGCAGCGGGTTCACGCTCACGTAGGCCGTCGGCGGCGAGCCACCTTCCCGGCCCCGGCTGTAGACCAGCCGCAGCGCCGCCTCGTCATCACTGTCGGCCGCCCAGCACCCGGCCGCCGCGTCGATGGCAGCCCGCCACGCCGCCAGATCCGGTTTCGGCAGCTGTAGGGATTTCGCCGAGGCCTCCAACCGACGGAGATGCGACTCGACCAGACAGGCGCGGCCGTCGCGGACCAGCAGCGTCTCGAACACACCGTCGCCGCGGACTGCCGCCAGGTCGTCGGCGTACAGCAGCGGAGCCTGCGGGTCGCACACCGTTCCGTCAAGAGTCACCAGCACAGCCATGGGGCCCAAGCCTAATCCGGGTGGGAACCGGGAATAACCGGCGTCGATGCACCGTAGAGTTGAAATGTGTCTGCCGTGCCCGCTCCCGAAACCGGTCCCGACGCCGGAGCCGTCTGGCATTTCGGCGACCCCTTGGGTGAGCAGCGCGCCGGCGCCGCGGTGGTCGACCGCTCGCACCGCGCGGTCCTGACGCTGGCCGGCGGCGAGAGGTTGACGTGGCTGCACAGCATTTCCAGCCAGCACGTCAGCGCCCTGGCCGACGGTGCCACCGTCGAGAACCTGAGCCTCGACGGCCAGGGCCGGGTGGAGGACCACTGGATTCAGACCGATCTCGGCGGCGTCACGTACCTCGACACCGAGCCGTGGCGCGGCCAGCCGCTGCTGGACTTCCTGCGCAAGATGATCTTCTGGGCCGACGTGAAGGTCGAACCGGCAGACCTGGCGGTGCTGACGGTTTTCGGTCCGGATGTGACGGCCGCCACCCTTGGGATCGATGCGCTGCCAGGGCCGACGGCGCTGCCCCTCTCCGATGGCGGCCTGGTGCGCCGGAGGGGTGCCGACGAGTTCGACCTGCTGGTGCCCCGTACGCAACTGAGTTCACGGCTCGAGGCCCTGGAGCGGGCAGGTGTGCGACAGGTTGGTGTCTGGGCCTACGAGGCGCGCCGGGTGGTGGCGCTGCGGCCCCGTCTCGGCGTGGACACCGACGAGCGCACCATTCCGCACGAGGTCCGCTGGATCGGCGGCCCCGGCGAGGGCGCGGTACACCTCGACAAGGGCTGCTATCGCGGTCAGGAGACGGTCGCTCGGGTGCACAACCTGGGCAAGCCACCGCGGATGCTGGTGCTGTTGCACCTCGACGGCTCCGCCGACCGGCCCGCCACCGGGGATCCGGTGCTGGCCGGTGGCCGCGCGGTCGGTCGTTTGGGCACGGTGGTGGACCACGTAGATCTCGGCCCGGTGGCGCTCGCGCTGGTCAAGCGCGGGCTGCCGGTGGACACCGAACTGATCACGGGTGGCGATGTGCAGGTGGCCGCCGTGATCGACCTCGACTCACTGCCTCCCGCCGATGTCGTCGGGGCTGGCCGGGCAGCCATCGATCGGCTGCGTGGCCTGGCGTGACGTCCCTCGACACTCACCGCCGACGGGCCTGCCAGCGCAGCCGGTCGGGGCACGGTAAAGTGAACGCAGGACAATAAACACACAGATCGGAGCCGCTCACATTGTTGGGCCGCTCCGTTATTGCGCGAGGGGGTTCCCCCATGGGCCGCGGCCGGGCAAAGGCAAAGCAGACCAAGGTTGCTCGAGAGTTGAAGTACAGCTCTCCGCAGACCGACTTCGAAAGGCTCCGCAAGGAGCTGTCGGGGCCGGAGGCGGACGACGCCAACGACGTCGATGACGGCGTACTGGATGACCGCTGGAGTGACGAAGACGCCTGGCGGCGCTGAGTTCCCCCTCGGCAAGGTGTGAGCCCCGCGCCCCTCAGAAGCGCGGGTGCTGCCCACTCAGAGTGGCGCGAGGTCCATCCTTCGCACCTTTGCCGATGGTCCCCAACGTCCAGCAGTTCAGATGCCTTGCGGTCAAGATGGCCAACGCGCGATCGGTGTCCTCCGGCGCGACCACGGCCACCATACCGACGCCCATGTTGAACGTCTTTTCCATCTCCACACGCTCGATCCGCCCACGCTGGGCGATCAGGCCGAAGATGGGTGCAGGTGTCCACGTGCCGCGGTCGAGTTCGGCGACCAGTCCGTGCGGGATCACCCGCTCCAGGTTGCCGGCCAAACCGCCACCGGTGACGTGACAGAACGTCCGTACCTGCGTCTCGGCCGCGAGCGCGAGGCAGTCCTTGGCGTAGATCTGGGTAGGTTCCAGCAGCTCTTCGCCGAGCGTCCGGCCGAACTCCTCGACGTGGCCTGACAGGCTCATCCGGTCGATCTCCAGCAGCACCTTGCGGGCCAGTGAGTATCCGTTGGAATGCAGACCTGAGGAACCCATCGCGATCACCACGTCGCCCGGGCGCACCCGGTCGGGGCCCAGCACGTTGTCGGCTTCCACCACGCCGACACCCGTGGCCGACAGGTCGTAGTGGTCGGGGGCCATCAGGCCGGGGTGCTCAGCGGTCTCACCGCCCAGCAGCGCACAGCCGGCCTGGACACAGCCTTCGGCGATGCCGGCCACGATGGACTGCACCTTTTCGGGGTCCACCTGGCCGATGGCGATGTAGTCCTGCAGGAACAGCGGCTCGGCGCCGCACACCACCAGGTCGTCGACCACCATGGCCACGAGGTCGAGGCCCACGGTGTCGTGCTTGTCCATGGCTTGGGCGACGGCGAGCTTGGTGCCCACACCATCGGTCGAAGCCGCCAGCAGCGGTTCCCGGTAATCGCCGCGGAGGGCGAAGAGTCCGGCGAAGCCGCCGAGGCCACCACGTACCTCGGGCCGAGTCGCCTTCTTCGCCCAGGGCTTGAAGAGTTCGACGGCCCGGTCCCCGGCCTCGATATCGACTCCGGCCGATGCGTAAGAGATACCTTGTTCTTCAGCGCGATCGGTCATCGTGCCTCAATCTACCGGTCCCGGGCCCAAGCCGGTATCGGCCGGGGGTCTCGGCGCTTGTTTCATCAGCGGTGTTCGCGGCTACGCACAGGAGTGGATTCAGCTCAGGTGCAGTGTCTGGTAACAGGTTCCACCGGCTATATCGGTGGTCGGTTGATCCCAGATCTGCTGGCCCGCGGCCACAAGGTCCGCGCCATGGCCCGCACCACGAAGAAGCTCGACAACGTACCGTGGCGTTCCGACGTCGAGGTGGTCACCGGTGACCTCACCGACCCCGACTCGTTGAAAAGCGCGTTCACCGCTGTCGACGTGGTGTTCTACCTGGCGCATTCGATGGGCACCTCCGACGATTTTGTCGAGGAGGAGCGCCGCGCGGCCACCAACGTGGTCGAGGCGGCCCGGGCGGCGGGGGTCCGACGGCTGGTCTACCTCAGTGGGTTGCACCCCGGTGATACCGAGCTGTCCCGCCACCTCCAGTCCCGCACCGCGGTGGGTGACATTCTGCTGGAATCCGGTATCGAAACCGTCGTACTGCAGGCCGGGGTGGTCATCGGTTCGGGCTCGGCCTCGTTCGAGATGATCCGTCACCTGACCGAGCTGTTGCCGGTGATGACCACACCGAAGTGGGTGCACAACCGGATCCAGCCGATCGCGGTGCGTGATGTGCTGCACTACCTGGCCGAGGCGGCGACGGCCCCGGTGCCGCGATCGCGAACCTGGGACATCGGCGGTCCGGATGTGCTCGAGTATGGGGAGATGATGCAGGTCTACGCCGACGTGGCGGGCCTGCGCCGTCGCGGCATCGTCGTTCTGCCCTTCCTGACGCCGACGATCGCAAGTTGGTGGGTGGGTCTGGTGACGCCGATTCCGCCCGGTCTGGCGCAGCCGCTGGTGGAGTCTCTGCATTGTGACGCGGTGGCCGACGAGCACGACATCGATGCCGTCATCGCGGCCCCGGGCGACGGGCTACTGCCCTATCGGGAATCGGTGCAGCGTGCCCTCGAGTACAGCGAGCAACGCGGCTGCGAGCCGTCCTGGTCGCCGGACAGTCCGGCGGCACCGCGGCCCAGTGATCCGGACTGGGCGGGCGACCTGGTGCTGCGCGACAGCGTGTCGGGAACGACGGGTCGCAGTCCCGACGCCACCTGGCGGGCTCTGACCCATCGCGGACACCGCTGGCAGGCGCAGTCACAGGTTCAGGGCGCATCCGCCCGGTTGGTGGACCGCGGGCGGCTGCCCGGGGTGCTCACCCTCACCGTGGAGGTCAGCCCGCGCACCGACGGCCAGACCGATTTCACCCAGACGGCGACGTTCGCCCCACGGGGTCTTCCGGGACGGCTCTACGCCGTCACCGTGTGGCAATTACGCCGGAAGCTGTTGCGTCGCAACCTCGACAGCTGAGGCCGGGTCAGGGGCGACGCAGCGCGGAGGCGTTGTCGTTGTCCTGCTGCACCACTCCGGCGCGGGCAGCGTTCGACAGCATGTGCTCGATGACGTTCTTGCCGAGTGCGGTCTCGCTGGGCAGCTCGATCGGGTAGTTGCCGTCGAAGCAGGCCGCGCACAACCGGGACGCGGGCTGCTCGGTGGCGCTGATCATGCCGTCGATGGAGATGTAACCCAGGGTGTCCGCACCGATCGCGTGCCGGACGGCTTCGAGCATCTCACCGCCGCCGTCGTTGGCAGCGTTGGCGATCAGTTCTGCCGGGGAGGCGAAGTCGATGCCGTAGAAGCAGGGCCATTTGACCGGCGGTGAGGCGATCCGGACATGTACCTCGACGGCGCCGGCCTCGCGCAGCATCCGGATCAGCGCGCGCTGGGTGTTGCCGCGCACGATCGAGTCGTCCACAACCACCAGCCGCTTGCCGCGGATCATGTCCCGCAGCGGATTCAGCTTGAGCCGGATGCCCTGCTGGCGGATGGTCTGCGACGGCTGGATGAACGTGCGACCCACGTAGGCGTTCTTCATCAGGCCCTGGCCGAACGGGATACCCGACTCTTGGGCGTACCCGACGGCCGCCGGCGTGCCGGACTCCGGCACTCCGATTACGAGGTCGCCGTCGACGGGCTGTTCACGAGCCAACCGGCGGCCGATGTCGACCCGGGTGGAGTGCACCGACCGGCCACCGATGGTGCTGTCGGGACGAGCCAGGTAGACGTACTCGAACACACACCCTTTGGGGGTGGGGTTGGCGAAGCGGGTGGACCGAACCCCGTCGGCGTCGATGGCCAGCAGCTCACCGGGTTCGATGTCGCGGACGAAGGAGGCGCCCACGATGTCGAGCGCGGCGGTCTCGGAGGCCACCACCCAGCCGCGGTCCAGCCGACCCAGTGACAGGGGGCGCACCCCGTGCGGATCACGGGCGGCATAGAGCGTGTTCTCGTCCATGAAGGTCAGACAGAAGGCGCCGCGGACGGTGGGCAGCAGCTCCAGGGCGGCCTGCTCCAGGCTGGAGTCGGCGGCGCCGTGCGCGAGCAGCGCTCCCAGGATGTCGGAGTCGGTGGTGGCGGCAGTTTCGCCGCGGTTGCTCATCAGGCCTTCGTCGCGGGCACGAGCGGCCAGCTCAGCGGTGTTGACCAGGTTGCCGTTGTGGCCAAGCGCCACCCCGGTACCCGCGGCGGTGTTGCGGAACACCGGTTGGGCGTTTTCCCAGGTGGTGGACCCGGTTGTGGAGTAGCGGCAGTGCCCGACGGCGACGTGGCCGGGCATCGCGGCCAGGGTCTGCTCGTCGAAGACCTGGCTGACCAGCCCGAGATCTTTGAACACCAACACCTGCGAGCCGTCGGCGACGGCGATACCGGCAGCTTCCTGACCGCGGTGCTGCAGGGCGTACAGGCCGTAGTAGGTGAGCTTGGCGACTTCTTCGCCAGGAGCCCAGACGCCGAATACGCCGCATTCTTCGGCGGGTGCGTTCTCGAGTTCGATCGGTTCAGCGGTCACGTGGGGGCTGCTCCTGGGAAGCGTTCGGGTGACGCGCCCAGTCTACGGTCTGATGCCGACGCATTCATACCGGTGACGAGGCGGTTAGCGTGTCGTCCAACGCCGCGCCGTGTTCGGCCATTCCGCGGTGACCAGCAACGTGCAGCAAAACAGCCGATTTCGGGCTGATGGTCGTGATCTCCGTCACTCGGCGCCCAGGGGTACCACCGGCAACCAGAGGTTGATCTCACCGGCCCGCGATCCCGACATCTGCACCCTTCCCCGGGCCACCGCGTCGGACAGAGTGAGCAGCCCGCAGGCCAGCAGCAGCCAGGTGCGGGGGTCGGTCTCCACCACGTTGGGTGGGGTGCCGCGGGTGTGACGGGGACCTTCGACGCACTGCACCGCGACGAACGGCGGTACCCGCACCTCCACCGAGGCGCCGGGCGCCGAGGCGGCCAGACTGCGCGCGGTGAGCCGCACCGCGTCGGCGAGAACCGAGCGTTCCGGCGCCGGGGCCGAGTCGTCTCGCAGCCAGGCTTCGGTGGCCAGGACGGCGGCGCGCGTCTTGGTGGGGTCGGCGGTGTTGCGAGCGGGCATGGCTCCAGTATTGACCTCAACTGTTGTTGAAGTCCTAGCGTGGGGTCATGGCCTTCAAACCGCACGAGATCGAGTACCTGAAGTCGGCCGACCTGGGCCGGCTCGCCACCATCCAGCCCGACGGCACTCTGCAGAACAGCCCCGTCGGGTTCACCTACAACGAGGAGCTCGAGACCATCGACGTCTCCGGTTACCGGATGTCACGCAGCCAGAAGTTCCGCAATCTGGCGACCAATGCCGTCGTGGCGTTCGTGGTGGACGACATCGCGTCACGTAACCCGTGGCGGGTCCGTTGCCTGGAGATACGCGGCACCGCTCAGCAAGCCGAAACTCAGAACACCGCAACAGAATCCAACGGTGATGGGCTGGACTCGGCGATCATCAGGATCACACCGCGCCGGATCATCAGCTTCGGCATCGACGACACCGAGACCGAGCCGCACCTGCTGACCACCGACAGCAGGGACGTCCCCACCACCGCGGACTAGCCAAGACGGCCGTCGTGGGCCTGCACCAGCAGAGCCGCGAGGGCCCCGGCCTCGTTGACGGCCAGGTGCGCCAGCGCCGGTGCCAGCAGGCTCCCGCTGCGCTCAGCCAGCATGGCGAACACCCAACCCGCCAGCCCGGTCACCAGCACCGTGCCCACCACCGGCTCCCCCGCCGCCCGCGCATCCGCAATGTGACTGAGCCCGAAAGCCATGGCCTGCAACAGTTTGCCCCGTCGCGTCCCGAAGCCTCGGGCTGCCAGGACGCCGAGCACCCCGCGGTAGGCCGCTTCCTCGGACCACACCGTGCCCAACGGAATCTCGACGGCCAGCCACCACCACGCCGGGGTGGGCAACTCACGCTCTCGCATCGCTTTTCGCACTTGCGGCAAAGCTGTGGTCGCCGCCACTCCCGCAGCCACCACAGCCGCTGCGGCCACACCGTGCGCCACCCCGGAGCGTGGCCGCGGTCTGGCCCCGGCCGCCAGGGCCAGACCCGTTCCCAGGCCGGCCTGGATCAGCGGGTGCCTGCGGCCGGGGATCTGCAGGCCGGCGGTCAAACTCCAACCCACGAGACCGGCCGCGAACGCAAGGGCGCGTCGTTGGTCACGGTTCATCGGCGCCGGCCGTCTCGTCCAAATCGGCGCGGATCCGCTCGGTGTCGGCCGGCGTCCACCCCGGCGGCGGAGCCACTGCCACCCAACCGTCGAGTACGGATTCGCCGTAGTTGTGGCCGTGCCCGCCGGGTACCGAGGAGGCGTTGGTCATGTCGGCGCTCACCTGCCAGAAGGTCACGATGGGATACCACCGCATGGATTCGGTTCGATCGCGGACCGGAGCTTCCCGGAGCCAATCCGGCCGGGAGAACAGCAGATCCGGCGACCACCACACGATCGGGTCGGAGGGATGTTGCAGGAACAGCACCCTGGTGCCCTCCCACGGCGCGGCGGTGTCGGCGACTATCTGGGCCGGATCATTGGCCGGTGAGAACCGGACCGTCCGTCCGTCGTCGTAGCGCGGATGCACTTCGGGGGTACCGGGATCGCGGCGCACCACCAGCGCCTTCCACAGCGGGCTGGCGTTGGGCGGACCCACCCACAGCACCGAATCGAATCCCATCCGGGAGATGTCCGGCAGGAAGCCGAACGCCGCCTGCCCGGCCATCGAACCGAGGCTCTCGCCGTAGAGCACCAGTTTCGGCCGCTGTTCCGCAGGCAGCCGCACCCAACGCTGGTGCACGGCGTCGATGAGCATGCGACCCGAGTCCATCGACGTTTCGCGGTCGCCCAGGAACGAGATCCAGCTGGGCAGATAGGAATATTGCAGCGCCACCATGGCGGTGTCGCCGTTGTACATCAGCTCCAGTGCCCTGGCGGCCACCGGATTCACCCAGCCGGTGCCGGTGGTCGGAACGATGACCAGCAGTTCACGCTCGAAGGCGCCGGTGCGTTCCAGTTCCGAGAGCAGTACCGCCATCCGCTGCTCGGCGGTCTCGGCGGTCTGCAGCCCCGCGTACACACGCACCGGTTCCAGCGCCGGCCGGCCGTTCACCCGTTCCAGTTCGGCGGCGTCGGGTCCACCGGCCACGAAGTTGCGGCCCTGGTAACCGAGGGTGTCCCACGCCGCGAAAGAGTCTGGGCTGCCGGATCTCTGGGGCGCCAGTGGCTGTTCCACACCGTCGCGGGTGGTGTAGTCCTGCGGCTGGAACACCCGGTTGGCGCCGGCCAGGAAACCCCGCAGCAGCACACCGTTGACCAAGGTGATCACCACCACCGCCACCACCGCGGTGCCGATGAACAGTGCCACCTCGTCGTTGACCCGCCAGCGTCGAATCAGAAAACGGGCCATCACCTTCACCGCGTCCAGCAGGATGCGTGCGACACCTACCAGGACGCCGCAGACCACCGCAGCCAACAGCACCGTCCGGTAGTAACCCGCCGTGGCCGGCCCCTCGATGCCCATCAGCGCGGAGACCTGGCGCTGCCAGGCCGCGGCGGGCACCACGATCAACAGGCAGGCGGCCACCGACCCGACCACCGTCGCGGCTTTCAACGCATACAGCACCCGCCTGGGCGGTGGCCACCACGTCCTGCGGCGAAGCACCAAGCGCCGAAACAGTTTTCCGACAAGCACACCCAGCCCGTAACCGATCGCGGCGTTGATGCCACCGATCAGTCCGGCGAACAGCCAGTCCCGCGGCAACAGCGACGGGGTGAGCGACAGGCAGAAGAACAGCGCACCCACCGCGGCACCGAAGAAATCCAGTCGCACCAGTCCCCAGGCCCACTCGAGCAGGGGATGGCGCTCCGGGATCATCGGGTCGCCGTCATCACAACGGCGTCATCCGAACAGGGCCGGCAGCACGCCTTCCCAGGTGCTGCGCAGTTCGGTCAGCGGAATGCTGAACTGGCCCTGGACCTCGACGCTGTCAGAACCCTGATCCACCACACCGATGCGGACAGCGGGCAGCTGGCGCGCCTCGCACATCGAGACGAAGCGACTCTCCTCGGTGCGCGGCACGGCGACCAACACCCGGCCGCTGGACTCGGAGAACAGCTGCACAAACGCATCCGAGCCTTCGGGAAGCAGGATGCGGCAACCGGTTTCGCCGGCCAGCGCCCCCTCGACCACGGCCTGCATCAGACCGCCTTCGGAGAGATCGTGCGCCGCCGAGATCAACCCGTCGCGCGATCCCGCTGCCAGCACCTCGGCCAGCAGCTTCTCGCGGGCCAGATCCACCTTGGGTGGCACGCCACCGAGGTGACCCGCGGTGACCTGCGCCCAGATGGAGCCGTCGAACTCGTCACGGGTGTCGCCCAGCAGGATCAGCGTCTCGCCCGGCTCGGTGCCGAAACCGGTGGGGATGCGGCGGGCCACGTCGTCGATGACGCCGAGCACGCCCACCACCGGCGTCGGCAGGATGGCCGTCGCCCCGGTCTGGTTGTAGAAGCTCACGTTGCCGCCGGTGACCGGAATACCAAGGGCCGCACAGCCATCGGCAAGACCGCGCACCGCCTGGGAGAACTGCCACATGACGCCCGGATCCTCGGGGAGCCGAAGTTGAGGCAGTTGGTGACGGCCACCGGCGCGGCGCCGGTGACGGCGACATTGCGGTACGCCTCGGCCAGTGCCAGCTGCGCCCCGGTGTAGGGGTCCAGCTGGGTGTAGCGGCCAGAAGCGTCGGTGGACAGCGCGATACCGCGGCCGGTCTCCTCGTCGATGCGCAGCACCCCGCCGTCGGCGTGCTCGGACAGCACGGTGTTGCCGCGCACGTAGCGGTCGTACTGCTCGGTGATGAACGCCCGACTGCACAGGTGGGGGCTGCCCAGCATGGCCAGCACGGTGGACCGCAGTTCGTCGCCGGTCTGCGGGCGGGGCAGCGCCGCGGTGGTGTCGGCGATCAGCGCGTCCTGGGTGTCGGGGCGCTGGACGGGACGCTGGTAGACCGGGCCCTCGTGGGCCACGGTGCGCGGCGGGACATCGACGACGGTCTCACCGTGCCAGGTGATGTGCAGCCGGTCGCCGTCGGTGACCTCGCCGATCACCGACGCCAGCACCTCCCACTTACGACAGATCGCCATGAACGCGTCCACGTTCTCGGGTGCGACGACGGCGCACATACGTTCCTGGGACTCGCTGGAGAGAATCTCGGCGGGGGTCATGTACTTGGCCCGCAGCGGCACCTTGTCCAACTCGATGGCCATGCCGCCGTCGCCGGCGGCGGCGAGTTCGGAAGTCGCGCAGGACAACCCGGCACCGCCGAGGTCCTGGATGCCGATCACCACACCGGCGGCGTACAGCTCGAGACAGCACTCGATGAGCACCTTCTCCATGAAGGGGTCGCCCACCTGCACGCTGGGGAGCTTCTTGCGGCCGGCACCGGACTCGTCACCGCCGAAGGTCTCCGATGCCAACACCGACACGCCGCCGATGCCGTCGAGGCCGGTACGGGCGCCGAACAGGATGATCTTGTTGCCGGCGCCGGAGGCGAACGCCAGATGCAGGTCCTCCTTGCGCAGCACGCCGACACACAGCGCGTTCACCAGGGGGTTGCCCGCGTAGGACTCGTCGAAGACGGTCTCGCCGCCGATGTTGGGCAGGCCCAGGGAGTTGCCGTAGCCGCCTACACCGCGGACCACGCCGTCGAGCACCCGGCGGGTGTCGGGGGCGTCGGCGGCGCCGAAGCGCAGCTGGTCCATCACCGCAACCGGGCGGGCGCCCATGGCCATGATGTCGCGCACGATGCCGCCGACGCCGGTGGCCGCGCCCTGGTAGGGCTCGACGTAGGACGGGTGGTTGTGCGACTCGACCTTGAAGGTGACGGCCCAGCCGTCACCGATGTCGACAACGCCGGCGTTCTCACCGATGCCGGCGAGCATGCCCGCACGCATCTCGTCGGTGGTGGTCTCGCCGAAGTAGCGCAGATGCACCTTCGACGACTTGTACGAGCAGTGTTCGCTCCACATCACCGAGTACATGGCCAGCTCGGCATCGGTGGGTCGGCGGCCGAGGATGTCTCGGATGCGCTCGTATTCATCGTCCTTGAGGCCCAACTCGCGGAAGGGCTGCGGCTGATCGGGGCTGGCGGCTGCCCGCTCCACCGTATCGAGGTCTTGGGTGAGCTCAGACGTCACCGGAACAGCTTATTCGCTCCGCGCACGGGCGAACGCCCGCGCCGCCGCCGGGGCGCCGAA
Coding sequences within:
- a CDS encoding alpha/beta hydrolase; protein product: MIPERHPLLEWAWGLVRLDFFGAAVGALFFCLSLTPSLLPRDWLFAGLIGGINAAIGYGLGVLVGKLFRRLVLRRRTWWPPPRRVLYALKAATVVGSVAACLLIVVPAAAWQRQVSALMGIEGPATAGYYRTVLLAAVVCGVLVGVARILLDAVKVMARFLIRRWRVNDEVALFIGTAVVAVVVITLVNGVLLRGFLAGANRVFQPQDYTTRDGVEQPLAPQRSGSPDSFAAWDTLGYQGRNFVAGGPDAAELERVNGRPALEPVRVYAGLQTAETAEQRMAVLLSELERTGAFERELLVIVPTTGTGWVNPVAARALELMYNGDTAMVALQYSYLPSWISFLGDRETSMDSGRMLIDAVHQRWVRLPAEQRPKLVLYGESLGSMAGQAAFGFLPDISRMGFDSVLWVGPPNASPLWKALVVRRDPGTPEVHPRYDDGRTVRFSPANDPAQIVADTAAPWEGTRVLFLQHPSDPIVWWSPDLLFSRPDWLREAPVRDRTESMRWYPIVTFWQVSADMTNASSVPGGHGHNYGESVLDGWVAVAPPPGWTPADTERIRADLDETAGADEP